AGGTGGGCATCACGCCGCTGCAGTACCTGCAGAACGCTCGCATCGACCGGGCGCGTAAATTGCTGGAGGGCAGCGAACTGGCGCTGAAGGTGGTGGCCGCACAGTGCGGGTTTGGCAGTGACCGGCATATGCGCAAAGTGTTTTGCGAGCGGTTGGGGATGACGCCGGCACAATATCGGGCGCAATTTGGTGGGGGCGAATAGGCCCACCACGCTGTCACTTTTTTCAAGACAATCAGTCTCGGCTAATGCTGATTGTCTACCACCCCTGCATTCCTCAAAATTGTCCTCCACACTGTTCTAATGCTGCCCCGGCAGCTCATGGAGTACGAGCCAATGCCACACGAAGGCAGCCTTCTGCAAACCGCGGTGATCTTCCTGCTCGCCGCTGTCCTCGCCGTCCCCCTGGCCAAGCGCCTGCAACTGGGTGCCGTGCTCGGTTACCTGCTGGCAGGTGTTGCCATCGGCCCGCAAGCGTTGGGCCTGATCCGCGACACCGAAAGCGTCGCGCACATTTCCGAGTTGGGCGTGGTCCTGCTGCTGTTCATCATCGGCCTGGAGTTGTCGCCCAAGCGCCTGTGGCTGATGCGCAAGTCGGTGTTCGGCGTGGGCACCGCACAGGTGCTGCTGACCGGCGCAGTGATCGGTGCCATTGCCCTGTTCGGCTTCAGCCAGTCGCTGGCGGCCGCCATCGTGCTGGGTCTGGGCCTGGCCCTGTCGTCCACGGCCCTTGGCCTGCAAAGCCTGGCTGAAAGCAAGCAGCTCAACGCGCCCCACGGCCGCCTGGCCTTTGCCATCCTGCTGTTCCAGGACATCGCCGCAATCCCGCTGATCGCACTTGTGCCGCTACTGGCCGCCAGCGGCCCGGATACCAGCCATGGCGACAGCCTGGAGCATGGCCTGAAGGTGTTCGCGAGCATCGCCGTGGTCATCGTCGGCGGGCGCTACCTGTTGCGCCCGGTGTTCCGTATCGTGGCCCGCACCGGTTTGCCGGAAGTGTCCACCGCAACGGCGTTGCTGGTAGTCATAGGCACGGCCTGGTTGATGGAAGAGGCTGGCGTTTCCATGGCCTTGGGTGCCTTCCTTGCCGGCCTGCTGCTGGCCGACTCGGAGTACCGCCACGAACTGGAATCGCAGATCGAACCGTTCAAAGGGCTGTTGCTGGGGCTGTTCTTCATCAGCGTCGGCATGGGCGCCAACCTGCGCCTGCTGCTGGAAATGCCGCTGGTACTGTTGGGCCTTACGCTACTGCTGGTGGCAGTAAAACTGGTGCTGCTGATTGGCGTCGGCCGCCTGGCCGGTGGCCTGAACAGCGCCAGCGCCCTGCGCCTGGGCATGGTGCTGGCCGCCGGTGGCGAATTTGCCTTCGTGGTGTTCAAGCTGGGCAAGGACCAAGGGCTGTTCGATACCCAGACCTACGACCTGTTGCTGATGACCATCACCCTGTCGATGGCCATTACCCCGCTGCTGATGCTCGGCTGCGCCCGCGCCCTCAAGCGCCCGCAACCGCAACGTGAAGTGCCCGAGCAGTACAAGACCATCGATGCCGGCACGCCGCGCGTGGTGATCGTCGGCATGGGCCGCATGGGGCAGATCGTCTCGCGCATCCTGCGGGCGCAGAAAATTCCGTTCGTAGCGCTGGAAACCTCGGTGGATGCCATCGAAATGACCCGCATGTTCGAACAGGCCCCAGTGTTCTATGGCGACCCCTTGCGCCCGGAGGTGCTGCATGCGGCCAAGGTGGGCGAAGCGGAGTACTTCGTGATTACCACCGATGACCCCGAAATCACCACCCGCACGGCCGAACGGGTCAAGCGCCTGTATCCGCACCTGAAAGTGCTGGCCCGCGCGCGCAACCGCCAACATGTGCACAAGCTGGTCGATGTGGGCGCCGAGCCGATTCGCGAAACGTTCTATTCCAGCCTGGAAATGACCCGGCGGGCGCTGGTGGGCCTGGGCCTGAGTGATGATCAGGCAGCGGACCGGATCGAGCGCTTTGCCCAGCATGACGAAGAGGTGCTGGAAGCACAGGGCCAGGTGCGTGATGACCGCGCCAAGGTGATGCAAACGGCCAAAGAGGCTCGGGTGGAGTTGGAGCGGTTGTTTGAGTCGGATGCGGATTAGAAATCGCTAATACGAATTTTGAAGAGGGCTGATGCCCTCTTTTTCATTTCCTGCCTCTGAAAACTCCATTTCCTACGTAATTCAGTTATCCGAGGAAATGCCCTACAGCCTATGTCGACACCCGTCTGATTGTCCGGGGCAATCCGTCTCCTTAGGCTCACTTGGCTAACGTCGCGCCAGCGATGCCGTTCCAAGCCAGGTATCTGATTGATCACCTCCACCTCATCCCGAAACGCCTCAGAAAAGAAAGGTCAAAGCACTTGGCACGATCAGCAATTGCCCGATCTCAGATCACTTGTACGCGAAATGCGCGCCCTTTCTGTCGAGGAACTGGCTGCTGCAGAATCGCTGGGCGCAGCAGTGGAACTCAGTGCACTGCATTTGGGTTTGAATGAAGCCGACATTGATTCGGTGACCGTTAAAACACCAATGGGCGATGTTGGCATTCAACGCAGTTGCATTCATCACATCGTCGAGAAAAGACAGGACGCGAGGGAACGCTATGTAAAGGTTGCACTGGATACGCTGATCGGGCCCTTCGAAGTGTGGGAAGTTGCCTACACCAATGAGACGTTCAGACTGGCCTTCATAGGTGTTTACGAGACCAAGCGACAAATGCTGGTGGTCGTCACACTCAGCAGCGGCAGAGCGCTGTGGAATTTCATGCAATGCGACGCGAAAGCGCTAAACAAGCATCGTCACGGAAAGTTGCTCTATAGACGCTACACGTTTCTGGAACGCAAAGAAAAAGGCCACTGTCACCAGTGGCCTCATAGTCGTGCTTGATATTCATATACACACCCTCAAGCCGGGGTGTGGAGGTCTCACCCTACGCTGATGATTCGGCCATCGACGGGGTTCCTACGCCAGCTTTTGCCGCCAAATGACAGCTGGTTTCGCGCTCAGATAAAACGCTAACAACACTCCTCAACCAAGTCAACCATGGCCGCCAAAGGTGGCCATCCATCGAGTTACCTAGTGTTACTTGCCCGCAGTCAGCGCGCCATAGCTGGTAATCAGGTTCCGATAATCCGGAATGTGGTTGGAGCACAGTGCCGCCAGGCCTTCGATGTCGTTGCGCCAGTCACGATGCAG
The genomic region above belongs to Pseudomonas sp. PSKL.D1 and contains:
- a CDS encoding monovalent cation:proton antiporter-2 (CPA2) family protein — encoded protein: MPHEGSLLQTAVIFLLAAVLAVPLAKRLQLGAVLGYLLAGVAIGPQALGLIRDTESVAHISELGVVLLLFIIGLELSPKRLWLMRKSVFGVGTAQVLLTGAVIGAIALFGFSQSLAAAIVLGLGLALSSTALGLQSLAESKQLNAPHGRLAFAILLFQDIAAIPLIALVPLLAASGPDTSHGDSLEHGLKVFASIAVVIVGGRYLLRPVFRIVARTGLPEVSTATALLVVIGTAWLMEEAGVSMALGAFLAGLLLADSEYRHELESQIEPFKGLLLGLFFISVGMGANLRLLLEMPLVLLGLTLLLVAVKLVLLIGVGRLAGGLNSASALRLGMVLAAGGEFAFVVFKLGKDQGLFDTQTYDLLLMTITLSMAITPLLMLGCARALKRPQPQREVPEQYKTIDAGTPRVVIVGMGRMGQIVSRILRAQKIPFVALETSVDAIEMTRMFEQAPVFYGDPLRPEVLHAAKVGEAEYFVITTDDPEITTRTAERVKRLYPHLKVLARARNRQHVHKLVDVGAEPIRETFYSSLEMTRRALVGLGLSDDQAADRIERFAQHDEEVLEAQGQVRDDRAKVMQTAKEARVELERLFESDAD
- a CDS encoding PBECR2 nuclease fold domain-containing protein, producing the protein MITSTSSRNASEKKGQSTWHDQQLPDLRSLVREMRALSVEELAAAESLGAAVELSALHLGLNEADIDSVTVKTPMGDVGIQRSCIHHIVEKRQDARERYVKVALDTLIGPFEVWEVAYTNETFRLAFIGVYETKRQMLVVVTLSSGRALWNFMQCDAKALNKHRHGKLLYRRYTFLERKEKGHCHQWPHSRA